A window of the Streptomyces luomodiensis genome harbors these coding sequences:
- a CDS encoding NADP-dependent oxidoreductase yields the protein MSMSANTSRAVQFVESFGGPEALDLREVPVPDVGPGQIRVRVIAAGLNPMDWFMTSDADTAARFGLSLPCGFGNDYAGVVDEVGDGVSEFNVGDRVFGGAFSRSVADYVVVDAPGHIGKGGDAHHTPDGLDDRIAGALAIAGCTAAAALAIVNPGPSDTLLIGGAGGGVGVFAVQLARLAGARVIGTGSAASADALRALGAEPVTYGEGLADRLRELAPDGITAAMDLHGTDMIAVARELGVPDARMTTIAAAVDGVTPANGANAAPGAIERIARLAAKGRLRVPIAATFPVNEVRAAVERQAGRHVHGKVVIDLA from the coding sequence ATGAGCATGTCGGCCAACACCAGCAGGGCGGTCCAGTTCGTCGAGTCGTTCGGAGGGCCTGAAGCCCTCGACCTGCGCGAGGTGCCCGTCCCAGACGTCGGCCCTGGCCAGATCCGCGTGCGGGTCATCGCGGCCGGGCTGAACCCTATGGACTGGTTCATGACCTCCGACGCAGACACTGCCGCCCGCTTCGGGCTGAGCCTGCCGTGCGGATTCGGGAACGACTACGCGGGCGTCGTGGACGAGGTCGGCGACGGGGTCAGCGAGTTCAACGTTGGAGACCGTGTGTTCGGCGGTGCCTTCTCACGAAGCGTCGCCGATTACGTGGTCGTGGACGCCCCCGGTCACATCGGCAAGGGCGGCGACGCGCACCACACGCCCGATGGCCTCGACGACCGCATCGCCGGCGCCCTGGCCATCGCGGGATGCACGGCCGCCGCGGCACTCGCCATCGTCAACCCCGGCCCGTCCGACACGCTGCTGATCGGTGGTGCTGGAGGCGGGGTCGGCGTGTTCGCCGTCCAACTCGCTCGCCTCGCCGGCGCGCGAGTCATCGGGACCGGATCGGCCGCCTCAGCCGACGCCCTGCGGGCACTGGGAGCCGAGCCGGTAACCTACGGCGAGGGCCTGGCCGACCGACTCCGCGAGCTGGCTCCCGACGGCATCACCGCGGCCATGGACCTGCACGGCACCGACATGATCGCGGTGGCACGCGAGCTCGGCGTACCGGACGCCCGCATGACCACGATCGCCGCCGCTGTGGACGGCGTCACGCCGGCCAACGGCGCCAACGCCGCCCCCGGCGCCATCGAGAGGATCGCCCGTCTGGCCGCGAAGGGCCGACTCCGAGTGCCGATCGCCGCGACCTTCCCCGTCAACGAGGTCCGCGCCGCCGTCGAGCGGCAGGCGGGTCGGCACGTGCACGGCAAGGTCGTCATCGACCTCGCATGA
- a CDS encoding TetR/AcrR family transcriptional regulator, giving the protein MTPSPPAPRADAARNRKHLLEVATRVFMSAGTEPSLREIAREAGVGIATLYRHFPTREALVAAVYADQVARLTEGARELITALPPAQALRRWMNLFGDWIATKDGMLNTLLAMIESNELAHDQTHTDLIAAIDDILRVGHATGELRTDVTAEDLAAHLIGIFTVAPLPEHRARADRLLDTLMHGLRPKP; this is encoded by the coding sequence GTGACACCCTCACCACCCGCGCCCCGGGCGGACGCCGCACGCAACCGCAAGCACCTCCTCGAAGTCGCCACCCGCGTCTTCATGTCCGCAGGCACCGAACCCTCACTGCGCGAAATCGCGCGCGAAGCCGGAGTCGGCATCGCCACGCTTTATCGGCACTTCCCCACCCGAGAAGCCTTGGTCGCCGCGGTCTACGCCGACCAAGTGGCCCGACTCACCGAAGGCGCCCGCGAGCTCATCACAGCGCTCCCCCCAGCCCAGGCGCTGCGGCGCTGGATGAACCTCTTTGGGGATTGGATCGCGACCAAAGACGGCATGCTGAACACGCTGCTCGCAATGATCGAGTCCAACGAGCTCGCCCACGACCAGACCCACACCGACCTAATCGCCGCGATCGACGACATCCTCCGCGTCGGACACGCGACCGGAGAGCTACGTACCGACGTCACCGCCGAAGACCTCGCCGCCCACCTGATCGGCATTTTCACCGTAGCCCCTCTGCCGGAGCACCGTGCCAGAGCCGATCGCCTACTGGACACCCTGATGCACGGCCTCCGCCCCAAGCCTTGA